The Poriferisphaera corsica DNA segment CCAGTCATGGGCGTATGAACCACCATTGCCAGCACCTGGATTATCCATGTCATAGAAGTAAACGACATTGTTTGCAGCATCATAAGCGCTATAGCGGCCATCGACGATCGCCGTGTCATCATCAGACACACCTGAGGTATCAATTGTCACAGGTGCATCCCAAGCACCAAAGTCAATCAAACCTTCTGCATCATCATAACTGTCTACATTACGTACGATGACCTTTGGCTCATGCTGTGGATCATCAAAATAACCCGATTCAACAATCACAAGCTTGCCAGTCGAAGGATCAACAAAAAGTTTATCACCGCTACCATCGTTCGTTGTTGGATCGACTGAAGGATCGTTATCCAAACCAAAACCCGTCGGGTAATCTGGCCCAGTACCAACATTGAAACCCTTCATTTTGTTCAATGAATTATCAGCACCTGTGATATCACCGATTTCGAAAAATGAAACATCATCCCCATCACCATCATCTTCAAGTATCCAAAGACCCTGCACGCCGTCTTTGTTAATGTAAGCAGAGCTGACAATATCACTGCCACCGGTTACCTGTCCAGCATCCGTATCGTACTCCATGTTCACGAGTCCTAGCTGCTTGGACTGCCATGATTCTGAAGTACCATTGTTGTAACCACCTTCTTGGCCGTCAACAGTAGCTTGACCGCTAGAGGCATTCACACGATTCAAGACGCGAATCTGATGATCACCTTCTGCGGTCGTATTATCATTGCGTCCATCAATAAGAAGAAGATTATTCTGATCAACAAACTCAAGATGCAAATCTGTATATGATGTATTACCTTGTGAATTGACGCCAGTAACATTGTCCGTACGCGCAACCTCACCAATCTTATCGACTACGCCGCCAAGAACAGTTTGGTTAGGATGTGTACCATCAAAGAAATTAGCGGAATGATACGTACGGTATGTCATACCGTTATTTGCCCAGTGATTGTATGCAGAGCTAAAATCGATTTTGAACAAATCGATGTCACCCGTGGTATCAACATCACCATCGATTTCAATTTCGGTACCGCCCGCTGCACCCGAATCAAATGCAGCAAGGTAAACATCACCAGTTGCTTTATCAATCGTTATCGCGCCTGGATCTTCAAACCCACCATTCTCAAAGCCAACAAAAACTGAGAACATAGGGTTAGACATGTTTGCGGTATCATAGAAAACAACCGAACGCTTTGAATCACCATGGTTCTGCTGCTTGTCTAAAAGTGCAATATAATTGCCCGTCGGCGCCGCCATCACAGGCGTTGCAACAATCACTGCAAGAAGTGCAGCTGTAGAATACTTTCTCATTTTCATCTCCTGTTCTATTGAACAAATAGTATTGTTATTGATTTACGCTTTATTACTGAATTACGTTACCTTCAAAATCTTTATCATTCGTGAACACTGCATTACTCACAATCGTGTTCGTCGGAAAATACATATTTAAATCAACCGTATCTGCAGCACGCATCCCCTCAGCATGCCCATCAAAGAAGACCTGATTCATGGTGTTTGAAGCATGACGATATGCATGCCATTTCGCGATCTCTGTAGGCGTAAAGTCACCCGTACTCGGATTTACAAACCCCCAAGGATCGCCTGTCAGCGTAACGGCCGGCCCATATGCCATGTAATTACCACCACGCAACTGGCGCCCATAATTATTGAATGTGCGATCGTTCATACTTGTGACGAAACGAACACCTTCCATTGCAAACACTTTATTTGACGCCGCCCCAACTTGTGAGATACGTGGCCCATAACCATCAGGTAGTTTCAATGCACTGCTTGCAAGGTCATAAAGACCAATTTCCGAGCCCTGTGGATTTCCCATCGCATGAAACCCCAACGCTGCGGAATAGCTGCCATATCTCAGATCATCCGGCGTAGGAAAACCTACCGCTCCTGAATAAACCAAATCATTCTCAGGACAATTCAAATCATGATTAAATTGTTGAATCGTTTTTTCATAACGATCACCTGGCAACCCCAACTCATTACCCATCGTCGGTGAGACCCAGTCCATATTCTGCGTCGGTTCAGTCGCGCCGCCCTTAAAAACATAACCATTATTCAAACGCGTCAACTCAGACCCACTCGTATTTGGCCCAGCCAACCATTCACGATTATTCGTCGTGTAAATGACAGTCGCCTGCATATAACTACGCAGGTTCGCAAGGCAAATCGCACTTCTCGCAGTACGTCTTGCTGCACCTAATGCCGGCAATAAAATTCCAATCAACAACGCTATGATTGAAATGACTACGAGCAATTCAATGAGCGTGAACGCCTTTTGGCGCACAAAAAATGGTTTAATCATGTCTCTTTTCATCTCACCAGTTCTCCAGTTATAGTTTTATACTGATTTATGCTTTTGTTTTAAGAGGTTAGCCCCGTTTTCACGAGGCTAACCCAATATTTACTCACATTACGCACGACGACGGCGAGCCATCGCAGCCAAACCACCAAGACCAAGCAAGGCCATTGATGCAGGCTCTGGAACAGCAATGCTATACAACACGTTGTTTTGATCTATACCCAGACCAGCAACAAACTCAGGTGTTTCACCACCGGTAGCTACACTGAAAAGAGCGATTGTTTCAGTCGCACCATCAACAATCCATGCACTAGCCGGTGAAGTCACGTTAGCAACACCGTCAGCATAGAGACGGGTACCATCATCAACAATAACTCCGCTGATCGTAGGATTAACATTAGGAGCGGTAAAAAGCGTATCGGCAACAATAAGACCTGGAACTGGTTCTGGCAGAGTAGCACCTTGCTTGCCACTGTTTGTACCATTCACAAATGTACCGACAAAATCGATTTCCTTGAATGTATAGATGTCAAAACCGGTATTATTCGTAATACGGAACTCGTAAACATCCACTGGGCCAGTGAATGTATTTTGGTTACCCGCGAATACGAACTCGCCGATCAAACCTGCGTGAGCAGCCGAACCTACCGTCAACAGAACGGCACCTGCAACAAATGATTTCATTAAATTCTTCATCAATATCTCTCCTGGTTATTAACCAAATTATTTCTCCCCTACGTTGGGGGCTTACAGTTTTCTCACTCATGCTCGCTTACGGCGAACCAACAAGATTCCGCCCAAGCTCATCAGCATAAATGCCCCTGGCTCCGGAACAGCATTGACCATCGCCATGGCATCAGCAAAACTCAATGCGTTTGCATTTGCCAGACCAAAACCGAAATTCACTGCTACGGTGTTTAAATCCAGAGCATCTACCAATCCATCACCATTAAAATCACCTTTATCCCAGCCAATATTGGTGCCGTTAAAGTTCACCGCAATTACATTCAAATCAAGTGCATCAATAACCCCGTCCAGATTCGCGTCACCATATTCCGTACCGAGTATATTCTGAACAAGATCATCAACATCTAATTGATTGATGTTCATATCGCCATTCATATCTGCTGATAGATCTGACATCACAGCTTCATCAAGATTGGACCATTCAACACCACCTGTGCTGTCCTCATCTTTACCAACAAACTGTGAGAACACATAATCAATGTCCGCCGCACCAATAGCTCCATCAGCTCCACTTGGTGCCGCACCTTTAGTGATCGCATTACCAGCTACATCGCCTCGTGAATCGCCAGCAACATAGGTCTTGCTAGTTTCGAGTGTAGTACCAAATAGATTCCCGCCAAACGCGTTGTCAGCATCAATAAAATTCTGCTTACGATCAAGTTTGTTGCCAATACGACCTGCAGCAAACAAGCCATCAACACCGTAGTGAACATCAGCGAGATCAAAATTACCATCGCCATTAAAATCGCCCAGCAATTCAAGCACTGCATTCGAATCATTAATCGCCAGAAATGCGCGATCATTCGCATTTTCATAGGCGTTCACCATTGCACTGATATCTGTCGCTGTACGTGCACCATCGTTATTAAAATCGCCAGCAATTGCATTACGCTCATGGATTGCATTTCCCGCAACCATCTTCACGTTGTATGCAACAGCCGTACCATCATTAGTCACATAATGTGCACCATTCGCAACACCATCCGAATATGCTGCACCCGTCAAACGCTCTGACACCCAGCCAAAACCGACATCACCATACTGGCCTGGCAATGTTTCTTCGGTTGGCAAAAACTGCGTATTACGCAGGTTCGTATTAACATCAGCGGGATCCTGTAATTCAAAATTGCCCGGATCAGTCACTGTTGGCAGAGCTTCCATAGCAGCAAGCAATGCATATTGTGTCGCTAAAAACTGTCCCGGCGTGCCTTCATTCGCAGGATCACCTGGTGCCGCAGAAAAAGCTTTGATCGATTCAAGAATATTTCTCAAATACGCAGCTGCCTGCACATTACGCATGGCTGGATCACTGCTCTCAGAACCATTCGATGCATTAATATCATTTGCGTATGGGTTACCAATAGTCGCGAACGTTTCAGCCCCACCGATTTGCCAACCAGTATTCGCATCACCGTTCCAAATGATATTATTGAATGCAGCACCCTGACCGTCATTGGTCATCACAGGCCGCACATAAACCGTGCCGCCATCTGTATCATTCATAATATTCAGAACTTCGTACTGATTATCTGCAGATTCGCGAGCCGCCTTCGAACTACCGGCCAATCCTGTATAACCAACAGCCAAACGATGATTTCTCACCGTCTGTTCCATTCGGCTTGATGAGTTCTTATTCGTTGAAACAAACGAATCACCTAACTTATCGTTAGACTTGTCCGCATGTTTTTGACCAACATTATCACCGACACCCCATGAAGGATCGACGCCCAGCGAGTTCATTGCACCGTTCCGTGTACCCGATCCAGAATCACGCGACACCGCAACAAGGTTCTCACCATTCTTCATGCGGCCCGTAACATAAAGATGCTGCAACTCAGTCTTCTTAACATTACCATCTGCCGCACCATTGAAATCTGCATCAATCCCAGTGCCATGATTCGCAATAAATGCAATCGGCACCCATGCAATCGAATTGTCAAAAACCGTATTGCTATCAGGAGCACTCGTATTGGTATTCAAACCGCCAAGCGACTTGAGTAAATTAGCCTGGCCGCCCTCCTGATTACCAACACCACCGCCTGTTGCATTCGAAGTCGTCTGGTTTAAACCATAACCAGCCGTCGTAGGGGCCGCATTCCAACGCGCCTGAGACGCATTTCCCTGCGTAACAAACCACTTCGTCGGTACGTCCATCACCGCAACATCAATATAGACGCCGCTCGGATCGCTCAGGTATGGCATCCCACCAGGATTTGCCGCATTACCTTGGCCAACAGCACCACCGTCATAAAACTTCGTACGGTTAATCAAACCCGGATCAGGCCACTTCAATTCTCCATCGCCAGCAGCCGTTGCAGGCACCTGACCATAATTCACCAAATCCTTCAAACCATTACCAGAACCTACCGCGCGATATTGCACCGCCCAATAAGAACTCGCCGGATTCGTCCCCGCTAACTGTACAAATTGCAGCTGAGAAAAATCTGTAATTTGACCATCGCCGTCAGCATCAATGTAATCTGACGTGCTTGCCGGTGCCAGGAAAAACGGCTCAAACAACGTCGCACCACTGATATTAATCACATGCTGCGGCTGAGCCATCACAGGCCCTGATAACACTGCTCCCAACAGTGCTATCGTTGAGAATGAAATTGCTTTTTTCATGCTATCCATCTCTATCTCCGTGTTAGTGTGTTAGGTTTCCCATTCACACTCACCAGTGGCACGCAAGGTATCCGCCCGACGTACCTTCTTTCTCCTCCCCGCCTCGTTTTGTATATAAACCGGGCTTAAACGACGAAGCCCGGACTAATTTTCACACGACGTGCCATATCATCACGACATAACACGCCGCTGGTGAGTCAATCGAAATTCCACCCCTTTGTGAGAATCTTGTTTTCACCAGTCAGTGAGTAGAAGTACTCACCCCATTCTTTATTTTCAACGGTCTCCATCACGTGCTTATTTTCAACGTGACCATCCGCATAAGTAAAGTTCGCTGTACCACCATACTCACCCGTTCCTCCCGGATGATGCCGACCAATCCCATTGAGCGGAGTGGATGAGCCAATCAGAAACGACTGCCCGTCAAGCTGCTGCATCGTCATGAACGTATTCTTCTTTGGATACGTCCACCATTTTGATGATGCAGACACAGCAACCGCACCCCCTGAACTTAAATTCGGATTCCAAAACGGATTGATCGGCCTATGTGATTTTGATAAACCACCACTGCCACCACTACTACCTGTTGCAACCGCACTGTATTCATCTGAAAACTCAGCCATTAATATGGTCTGAGATGCGCTGCG contains these protein-coding regions:
- a CDS encoding type II secretion system protein; protein product: MIKPFFVRQKAFTLIELLVVISIIALLIGILLPALGAARRTARSAICLANLRSYMQATVIYTTNNREWLAGPNTSGSELTRLNNGYVFKGGATEPTQNMDWVSPTMGNELGLPGDRYEKTIQQFNHDLNCPENDLVYSGAVGFPTPDDLRYGSYSAALGFHAMGNPQGSEIGLYDLASSALKLPDGYGPRISQVGAASNKVFAMEGVRFVTSMNDRTFNNYGRQLRGGNYMAYGPAVTLTGDPWGFVNPSTGDFTPTEIAKWHAYRHASNTMNQVFFDGHAEGMRAADTVDLNMYFPTNTIVSNAVFTNDKDFEGNVIQ
- a CDS encoding dockerin type I domain-containing protein; amino-acid sequence: MDSMKKAISFSTIALLGAVLSGPVMAQPQHVINISGATLFEPFFLAPASTSDYIDADGDGQITDFSQLQFVQLAGTNPASSYWAVQYRAVGSGNGLKDLVNYGQVPATAAGDGELKWPDPGLINRTKFYDGGAVGQGNAANPGGMPYLSDPSGVYIDVAVMDVPTKWFVTQGNASQARWNAAPTTAGYGLNQTTSNATGGGVGNQEGGQANLLKSLGGLNTNTSAPDSNTVFDNSIAWVPIAFIANHGTGIDADFNGAADGNVKKTELQHLYVTGRMKNGENLVAVSRDSGSGTRNGAMNSLGVDPSWGVGDNVGQKHADKSNDKLGDSFVSTNKNSSSRMEQTVRNHRLAVGYTGLAGSSKAARESADNQYEVLNIMNDTDGGTVYVRPVMTNDGQGAAFNNIIWNGDANTGWQIGGAETFATIGNPYANDINASNGSESSDPAMRNVQAAAYLRNILESIKAFSAAPGDPANEGTPGQFLATQYALLAAMEALPTVTDPGNFELQDPADVNTNLRNTQFLPTEETLPGQYGDVGFGWVSERLTGAAYSDGVANGAHYVTNDGTAVAYNVKMVAGNAIHERNAIAGDFNNDGARTATDISAMVNAYENANDRAFLAINDSNAVLELLGDFNGDGNFDLADVHYGVDGLFAAGRIGNKLDRKQNFIDADNAFGGNLFGTTLETSKTYVAGDSRGDVAGNAITKGAAPSGADGAIGAADIDYVFSQFVGKDEDSTGGVEWSNLDEAVMSDLSADMNGDMNINQLDVDDLVQNILGTEYGDANLDGVIDALDLNVIAVNFNGTNIGWDKGDFNGDGLVDALDLNTVAVNFGFGLANANALSFADAMAMVNAVPEPGAFMLMSLGGILLVRRKRA
- a CDS encoding PEP-CTERM sorting domain-containing protein; its protein translation is MKNLMKSFVAGAVLLTVGSAAHAGLIGEFVFAGNQNTFTGPVDVYEFRITNNTGFDIYTFKEIDFVGTFVNGTNSGKQGATLPEPVPGLIVADTLFTAPNVNPTISGVIVDDGTRLYADGVANVTSPASAWIVDGATETIALFSVATGGETPEFVAGLGIDQNNVLYSIAVPEPASMALLGLGGLAAMARRRRA
- a CDS encoding dockerin type I domain-containing protein, giving the protein MRKYSTAALLAVIVATPVMAAPTGNYIALLDKQQNHGDSKRSVVFYDTANMSNPMFSVFVGFENGGFEDPGAITIDKATGDVYLAAFDSGAAGGTEIEIDGDVDTTGDIDLFKIDFSSAYNHWANNGMTYRTYHSANFFDGTHPNQTVLGGVVDKIGEVARTDNVTGVNSQGNTSYTDLHLEFVDQNNLLLIDGRNDNTTAEGDHQIRVLNRVNASSGQATVDGQEGGYNNGTSESWQSKQLGLVNMEYDTDAGQVTGGSDIVSSAYINKDGVQGLWILEDDGDGDDVSFFEIGDITGADNSLNKMKGFNVGTGPDYPTGFGLDNDPSVDPTTNDGSGDKLFVDPSTGKLVIVESGYFDDPQHEPKVIVRNVDSYDDAEGLIDFGAWDAPVTIDTSGVSDDDTAIVDGRYSAYDAANNVVYFYDMDNPGAGNGGSYAHDWYALDLNTGQVTIAELDVDVSNGLFGNGDQVEFFSLAAAIAGDFDGNGQLEAADIDMLYAAITGSSTDMQYDVDADNDIDGDDAAFWVQVLKSTEFGDANFDGIIDALDLNVIAVNFNSNTGWANGDFNGDGVVDALDLNAVAVNFGFNAGASLEAVVSAVPEPASLALVGLSGLAMLGRRRRA